Genomic window (Tachysurus fulvidraco isolate hzauxx_2018 chromosome 20, HZAU_PFXX_2.0, whole genome shotgun sequence):
CCCATTACAATCAAACTCAATGAATCCTCATCTGAAAAGGGATAAAGTGTGGAATGTAAAGAATTTAGACAGATAATATGACCAAATCCCTTTACTCTGCATCATTCACACGACAGACTACAGTCAGCGCtgtgcaaaagtattcaccccTTAAACTTTTCCACATTCTGTTAGTCACAACCTGGAAGTGAAATGAACTTAACCCAGATTTTAACCAATTAATTCACACAATAAATCGAACATCTGAAGGCACAAAAgttaatcaaaaacaaaaagtgcACATGGGATGCTTGCATAAGAATCCAATCCCCTGATCATTACAAAGCAGGTCTTTTGAGATCTCTATCAGCTTTACACATTTGGGTCCTGATTGGGGAGGTGTTcctgggcatgtccaaccgggaggaggcccaggggaagacctaggacatgctggagggactacgtctctcggctggcctgggcaCGCCTTGATATTCCCCCAgcagagctggaggaagtggctggggagagggaagtctgggcatccctgcttagtctgctgcccccgtgacccggccgataagcgatagaagatggatggatggatggatggatggatggatggatggtccTGATATGTTTTTGGCTCaatcctcttttttttgttctctagCAAACTTTTTTGGAACAGGAGTGTTTGAGATCATGTAATGGAACACAGTCTGAATCCGTTCGACTAATCATGCGACCAAATCATTCTACAAAATTGACAGATTTTTGTCCACAATATTATGACCTACTGTAGGTTTCAGAGATGGCCAAAAAAACTCcattaaaattaaatcaatttcAGTTCATCACCTGACAAAGGATGAAGGGgatgaatacttatgcaaaacACTTTAAATATGCTGTGAAAATGATGGCACAtcataaataaaagcagtatATACAAAGTTATACGTGTAGCTCAGTGATCTGTCAGTTTGTCACTGGTTCCTGATGCTTGTCTCACCCTCAGGATCCTGTTGGCAGTTATAACCGGAGGCTCGTCGTTTACAGGCGTGACGTTCACGTGTATAACACGAGGTGTGCTCTGCTTACGGACTTCCGTGTCATTGGCGACCAGCGTGAAATTATCTTCCGTCGTCTCGCCGCCATCATGGACATACGAAATGAACTCGTGTTCAACCTGCACAGTAAAATGAAtactttattgtttatatagtGAAAGAactggtttttatttaaataaaatgtaataaaaagttATGTTTACTAACACACAGGATTGTTAGTATACAATTATATGTCTATGTCTATGTAAgccattaaattaaaaaaaatttacgtACTTTTTTAATCGTTAACCGCAAAACTAATGCACCAGTTAAAAAATACTATTAATATGTATACGTTAATGCTGAATATTCTGTttaatagtaaaaataattcacataaaataattaagattatttctttaaatgtataaatatataaatcgaTATAAGATGAAGAGAGGAAATGTGACTGAGGcaaatagaaatataattataaatacacagacagttTAAAATGCatgaatcatttattcattcattcattcattttctaccgctaatccgaacttctcgggtcacggggagcctgtgcctatctcaggcgtcatcgggcatcgaggcaggatacaccctggacggagtgccaacccatcacagggcacacacacactctcattcactcacacacacacacactacggacaattttccagagatgccaattaacctaccatgcatgtctttggaccgggggaggaaaccggagtacccggaggaaacccccgaggcacggggagaacatgcaaactccacacacacacaaggcggaggtgggaatcgaaccccaaccctggaggtgtgaggcgaacgtgttaaccactaagtcaccgtgccccatgcatgaattaatgaaggaataaGTTCATTGAACAATTTATTAATTCAGTAATTCGTTCTTGCTTTCATGTATAAATTCACCACACATGCAACTGTTATCTAAAAGCTGATTAATCCCAATTCTCTTAAACTTAGATGCTGACCTGCACTCTGGTGAAAGACGGGATCGGAACCCCAGGGATCCTGGAGTGCTCTATACGGCCGTGATGTGGACCCTCGATCACATGGTACTGGACATGACGTTCTGTAAAGTGTCGGCCCGTGACCTTGATAACGTCCTGAGTAAGAGCTTTAGAAGATCCCTCTTTCAAGGTTATGTTTGACACTTCGAgtggaaggaagaaaggaatgaTTTCCACAAATACCACCAGATCACTAACTGTTACGATCCCGTTAGTGACGTCGAGTGTGAAAGAATCGCCGGTGTGTCCGTGTTTTTCCTGGACGTACTCGATGTGCCCGGCGTTAACGTCCCACTGTGAGAACTTTCCGACGGTCGCGTTGTGACGGTTCTCTCCGTCTGCATGAGAACGTCTCAAGAAGCCGTGTGATGGAGGTGTTTTCACAGTGTATGTGATCTCATCCGGTGTGTTACCCTCATGAACTACCTGGAGTGAAAGACATCCATAAGAATGACTAAAAACATCCCAAAAAAGCTACCGAAAATAACCCAATTAAATATTTCCTCTAAATGGGGGGTCAGTGGTGGCGCAaccggttaaggctctgggttgttgatcggaggatcggggttcaagtcCTTCAAGTCCCcacacagccaagctgccactgctgggcccttgagtaagcccctcaaccctccctgctccaggggcaataaagaaaagcattccaatgtgctgtaatgtatatgtggcgataataaaggcttctatacccccattctgttctgttctaaaTTCTGGACCTGAGCTCAATTTTATCTCTTGCAGACTTTTTTAAAAGGACACTTCAAAATTTCTCATGCTGTTTCCTAACGTAGGTTATGTAACATATAATAATTGCACTTTTTATGTAAGAAAACACACAGTACTATAAATAGTACTATAGCTATTAGGTAATAAGGCAAATAAAATGcctttatgaataaaataatcagcaataggaaaataatcaacaatgcgGTGGTGTGAAGCGCCAAAACTTCTTATTATATTCCTCTAATAGAACtttcttaaatgttttattccttaaattTTATTCTCCTATACTTACAATCGCTGTAGCTTTTAATCACTTTTAATCACATGTTATAGCAGGTTAGAATTTGACCATCAGATTTGAGATGctaaaaaaacaagcaacacATTTTTGTTACCTCCCTTATTCTTGGTGATTTCGGTTGTTTTTACACACGAGTGTTCACAACCGATCGTGCTTATTATCTATAATGATTCCAGCTTATctgtatgattattatgatCAATGCGATACAAACCTCGAGCTCCTTGTTGTGAATTTTAACAGCTTTTCCTTCTTCCGCCACTAAACGGTGCTTGTGGATGATTTGCGGCGGGTTCTGATGGCTCTCGAGGTACATCTTCACTGCCACGGTCACATCCAAGCGCAGCCCATTTACCATAGCTGTCAGGCTAAAAGAATCCATAAGGTTTGTGCTGTCGTCATGGCGATAAACTACATGACCCGCCTTCAAGTCGTACCGCGTGAAAGCGTCGGCTTCGATGCCTTCGCAGAGGAGAATCCCGTGACTCGGAGGATGAAATATCTCGAAAAGGACATCCTCGTCGCTACGGACGTCGGCGTTGGTAGCGACGCTGAAGTTGACTGACTGTAAAATGACTTCCTGTCCCTTTTGAACTAAAAGGCCAGTGTTGTTGGCTACCTTTAAATAAGGATCCTGGGCACTTACCTCCAGCAGCGTCGATGTATAATGCTTCCCGTCTGAGACGAAAAGTACAAAGTGTCCAGAGCTCGTGCCTCTGTGGACAAACAGCACTCTCTTTTCCTCCAGATCTCTTTGATGGAACTGATAAAGCTCGTGCGAGGTATCGTTCACCAACACTAGTTGTCCCACCGAGATTCCTCGTCTGGTATAAAGCAGCTGTCTGTCATCGTAGTCAGAATCGGGGTCATGGTAACAGAGATCCTCCAATGTCAGGAGCCTCTGACCATCCCGTGTCACGTGAAAGACTTTATCCACAACGCGGACAGGTTTCTGATCGTTCACTAACTGGATGGAGATGTTGAAAATGCCTTCGACGTCCTTCTGAGACGATGCCGAAGCACAAAACGTGAATGCATCACGTGTTGTTTCGCTATCGTCGTGAACGTACGCGACACGCTCTTCCAGAATGTCCTGATTTGTAAACTCCACGATAACACTGCTGGAGTTATCGACTCGAATTAATTTCCCATGTTGAGGTCTGCTTCTGAGGGTGTAATGTACAACACTGGAGCCGAAAGTCTCTAAGAAAAGACAGTCTTGGGTTATTATCTTACTCTCCCCTTCTAAGAGGGAAAGTCCATGATTTCTCATAACTACACTGTGGACATCAGCTTTGATGCTGATCCTAAAGTCATGTCTATTAGAATAAGAGTATTCTGAAAACACCTGAAAGCTGAACATGTCCCTCAGGTCTCTGTTTGGCTTTGTAGAAAGTTTATATTGCACTTTTTGGTCAGTAATGTTCATTTGGCTAAAAGTAGAGTTCTTTTTTAGGGGCTTGTCATTGAACAGCAAAATGCCTCTCCTCGGTAAAGTCAACAAGCGGACGTGAATTTCGTTATCGGACAGCTTCGCATTTTTTGAGACTATTCTAAATTCCTGCGGCGTCAACGTGACTTTACGATCATCTTTCACTTCCATTTTACTCCTGGTGACTTTGTAAAGAATCCATCGAACCCTTATCCGGACGACGACCTCGTCCGTAGACACGGAGCCTACGCTGAGCTTGCATTTGAAGAGATCAGTCGAGTTCTCCGGCTGGGGACCACGGAAGGTGCAAAGATACCTGAGTCTTTCCTTTTCTAGAAGTTTCTGTGTAAAGGTACTAACCTGCCTCCACTCACCGCTAGAATGTAGCTTTTGTAGCTCACCATAAACAGGCGGGTCTAGGACATCATACCGGATATCCATAGGTTGCTTGGCCAAGTTCACTTGCACAGCTAAATGTTTACTACCGATGGGAGAAGCTCCACCCTGGATCACATCCACGCCAGTGTTATTTACAACGTTGTACTCCAGGGTGACGGCCATGATTCTCAGCACGACCGTATTACTCGCTTTTTCTCCATCGCTCACTCTAATCTCCATCCTAGAGTTCTTGGTGCCTTGGTGTACAAAATTAACCTTCCCCTGTTCTAGGTCTGTGTATGAGAACGAGGTCACGGGTTTTCCTGGATTATCCGCAAGTTCCAGGAATCCAGCAATCAGGTTACCGAGTAGACAGAATACCAGTTCTGTGTAGTTACTATCAGGATCAGTAGCTCTTAGCATGTCCACACTCAAATGGCGCTTGGAGTTCTCTAGGAGAATAAATAGATTTCCCTCTGGGAGGCTGAGTTCCGGGGCATCATTAACAGGCATGACTGTGATGTTAAACCTGTGCATGTGGCTCCCCTTCAAATAAACTGGCACCTCTTTATTGGTGCTGGTggtgaaaacagaaaacatgaaGAAGTCGTGACAATCCTCTGAGCCTCCGTGAACGTACATTACCCGACCCTGCCACAGATCCAGAATACTAAAGGTATTTTCATGTTGATCAGGGTCAACATCGAGCCTCAGCTCCCCGTGGACCGGCTGTTCCTCGATGCAGAACATGATCTGGGATTGCCTGATCCCAAGCTTGTGGAATTCCAGGTTCAACTTGATGTGCTTTGACTCAAGAGGCGCTCGTCCACCCTCAAAGACCTCCAGATCTTCGAGAAGTAAAAAGGTCTGAGCCTTCGTCTTGTCAAATTGAGTCGTCTCTTGTTGAAGAGTCTCTGGATTGTCCATGTTGATGGGCTGGACATGCTTCACAGGCTCACAACCGACAGAAACGTCTTTGGTCACCATAGCATTGGCCAGACCCATGTTCTGTCCATTGACTCTAATATTTCTCAGACAGCCTTTAAAGGAGCCTCCACCGATGTGCTTTGATACTACCGAGAGCAAACCATTTCTATGTACTTCTGAAATTGTGCTCGCATCTACGCCACCCAAGAAAAGCGGTCCATTCATCTGGACAGACCTGGATTTGGCTGCAAAGCTGGAATTCAAGATCTCCTCACCAAGGGTTAACTGAAGAGCCCGAGAAGATACGTAGAGCCTCACCAAGTGCCAGTTTTCTTCACGCACGGCTGTTATTGAGCTTAAAGCTGTCTTACTACCATCTATTCTAACAACAGCAACAAGGCGCTTGTGTCGTATCTCCAAAGCCACATAGTCCCCCTTCCCCGCAGAGCTGTACAAGAGAAGCCCATCTTCATCTAAGGTGTAAAACTCACACTCGAACATGCCTTCCTGTGGAACCTCCCACACTGGCAGAGACAGGTATGCTTTAGAGCTGAAGAAACTGATGGAGTCATTTACAGAAGCTGAAAACTCTGGGCTGCAGCCCAAAGACACCTCATGGACCATTTTATATCCAGAGTAAGGCCTCAAGGAAGAAAGCAGATTATGTTCATTAAACAGCACTTCATCCAAACAGCCACGGAAACCCATGTGAGATATATCATTGAAAAGGTAGAGCTTATGCGAATTCTCAAGACCGCCGACATACAGTCCGTCCCGAATGCTGAGCTCCAGGTCAGGCCCGGGCATCCTCAGACTGCTCTGTGAGCTTCTGTCGACGGTCAGAGTGACATTGTGGTCATTGTGTAGGAGTTCTATGGAGTGCCAGGTAAGGTCATTGAGGAGACACTCTTTCTCTGAGCGAAGGGTGTGTTCCCCAGATCCAAGTTCAATCTGCACCTGCATTTGATAAAAACACAGCTGTGAGATGAGAAATCAAGCTGGTCTTAGTAACATAATCAGCTGTAGCcaagaattacattttttcctgtttcacacacacacacacatacacacatatacacacaaaacatacacacacactacacacacacaaatacatacatatacacacacacatacacacaaaacacacacacacacactacaaatacacacaaaacatacaaaacctacacacacacacacacacacaaaacctacacacaaacacacacacactacacacacataaaacatacacacacatatacatacacatacacacactacatacacacacatatacatacacactacacactacatagacacacacactacattcccacacacactctcacacgcacacacacacatacacacacacgtgcacacgctAAAATAACATCAACCAGAATTCAGTCTACCGGTCGACTTTTCTGCAGGGTCTCCTCCTGAGCCTCTGGAGACTAATCCAGGGATTTTAagacattaaaggtgcggtctccgatttttgaaagccaatgttgacatttgaaatcaccaaaacaaacacgcccttaacccaaatgggtcccaccccgtatcgatagctccgcccacacatacatacgtaacccaggcgactaacagaaagaaacgtgtctttatcatagctgaagggaagaacaatacgattgtagataaacaaacaagcaaaaatgccacacaagcataatgatgtaaaggacaaaggcatatattagttctgtgtaacaaagcaaaaccaacgttactcacctatcgagaaggaaaaaagcgcctcggcgtcttaagtaaagtcggccacatattcacaggtcggagtttcccgagtcgataactcctgagctaaacgttgttactacacaaaacgcggttgtagctgcctctctacattactacgatagaaaagaggtgttatttgtgtagtaacagcgtttagctcaggagttattgactcgggaaactccaacctgtgaatatgtggccaacttcctgctccttcagttctctccagcgctggaaagctgatcctatattaacacgtcctacttcttgtccttatcgtaagtctttcttctctttctttctttgtttttatcctccatgtcgatgttaaaaccgctttctgctaacgtcacacacgcgcaccgaacactctctccgcccatatcgacaagacacgcccctttctgctcattggctacacgtttgttttgtttttgttttgattcttgtttattattcggcccgacaattttctgaagcatttctcaaaaatcggagaccctgcctttaatgtcttaaaaactaaagagatggagagatgtaTCAGAATGGTGTTCACCCTCGTTTAGGAAAGGAAATAAACTGTCCCTGGATAAACTCTTTTAGATTTTAGATAAATTTCCAAGTAATGTAGAATCTCTTCCCAGTGTCGTGAACCTTAAACACGTTTTTTTAAACCATGCACCTGAATTCGTCCTGCCTGTAGAGCCACCCAGAGATAATCTGTCTCCCCGGCAGCCAGGAAGAGCAGCCCGTCTGTCCTGGAGGTCCGGAATCGCACGTAGAGAGAGTTTCTACTGGACGACTCTGTGGTTTTCAGCTGCACAAATCCATCCCCATAAAAAGAGGCTGTAAAGTGAGGAGATTTAAGCAGAACGTTTGTATTTCAGGGGATTGATTGtgttgagttttattttataccacagcgcagctgaattctggattctgattggtcagaattgaCCAGCTgtcgattcattttctataacagctgcTCTGATGTTTCTATTAATTCACTTAGAGAATAAAAGTTCACGTAACAGTGACGGAACAGTCAGAAATAAAGCTGTAACGTTTTGTGACATCGTCAGGACCGAAATGTtcacagggattttttttacagttaaattaaCGAGCcgcatttttttgtctttttaacatCAAGAGCTGCTATAAAGTAAGTAAGGACAGGAACATTACGAACAGACAAAAGTGACTCATTGACAGCGACTCCtcttcatcacaccacactcGCCAGTGATTCATTTCCTCTAAACACTGAGGTTTATCCTTTTCATTTCTGTATGTTCAACTCGTTCATTATCTGATTTGCACTCAAGTGTTTGACCTTTGAGACATTCGATATCGatgtaaaaaaacacagagaaaacaagGTCATTTGATTTGAAGTTAACTTTAGTTGCAATCTTTCTGACTGCCTCACACTCCTCCTCACATGGTACCTGGGGCTGTGAAATTCCTGTGATAatgaaaaatatgatttacagaATACTAATGGATtggaattaaatttttattggCTGCgatataatatacattaacacacacacacacacacacacacacacacacacacacacacgtacacacatacacacacacacacacacacacacacacgtatacacacacatacacacacatacacacatacacacacacacacgtacacacacacatacacacacacgtacacacacacatatacacacacacacacacacacatacacacacacacacacacacgtacacacacacacacacacacatacagacacacacacacttacacacacacacacacacacacacacacacacacatgtgtacacacacacacatacacacacacacacatacacacacacggacacacacacacacatatatacacacacacatatatacacacacacacacatacacacacatacacacacacacacacacacacgtacacacacacacgtacacacacacacgtatacacacacacacatatacacacacacacacacacacacgtacacacacatacacacacacacacgcacacacacacacacgtacacacacacacacacgtacacacacacacatacacacacacacacacacacacacgcgcacacacacacacacacacgcgtacacacacacacagacatacacatacacacacacacacacacacacacacacatacacacacacacatacacacacacacacacacacacacacacacacacacacacacacacacacacacacacacacacacacacacacacactgatccccTGGAGCACATTACACAGACTAATTGGGGTGACTGCTGCTAACATTATCAGAATTCAATTAATGCATGTTAATGCACTGTGTCTTTTAAAAGCACAACAGCAGACTGTCAGTGTTTCTAGAGCAACGTGTCGATCAGGATTATACTTTATCTGTGGAAGAGGATAATACGGGGGATTAGCTGTGTGAATGTACATGCTGCTTTAACACATATTATACGACTGCTTCAGATTGGACAGTGTTACAGAGATGctctacaaacaaacaaacaacaaacgaTCTCATTTGTTTTAGTTTTCTGTAAGAAGTTTAAtgttcatggaaggagtctccagtgtcaggggtAAAGGTATAACTTCAGCACAGATAAGTTTAAGATCTCTGGTGTAATCTGAAACCATacgtacataaataaataaataaatacaaagtttTTTAATTCAACGCTGTGGTGTAAGTGCAATAAACACTTTATGGCATACTGTTATAGTAAAATAATCTACTTCAGGATAAACGATAGAATTGCATTGATAAAAATTGTAATAGCTGCACATGTGcatttaaatgcttaaaaagtataaacaaaatatttagttGTTATTATCAACTAATTATGTTTCTTATTATATTCATAactgatcattattattattattattattattattattattattattattatt
Coding sequences:
- the LOC113640608 gene encoding chondroitin sulfate proteoglycan 4-like, producing MWQCVLGDRNLLGKVALLIVTINGTVNGASFYGDGFVQLKTTESSSRNSLYVRFRTSRTDGLLFLAAGETDYLWVALQAGRIQVQIELGSGEHTLRSEKECLLNDLTWHSIELLHNDHNVTLTVDRSSQSSLRMPGPDLELSIRDGLYVGGLENSHKLYLFNDISHMGFRGCLDEVLFNEHNLLSSLRPYSGYKMVHEVSLGCSPEFSASVNDSISFFSSKAYLSLPVWEVPQEGMFECEFYTLDEDGLLLYSSAGKGDYVALEIRHKRLVAVVRIDGSKTALSSITAVREENWHLVRLYVSSRALQLTLGEEILNSSFAAKSRSVQMNGPLFLGGVDASTISEVHRNGLLSVVSKHIGGGSFKGCLRNIRVNGQNMGLANAMVTKDVSVGCEPVKHVQPINMDNPETLQQETTQFDKTKAQTFLLLEDLEVFEGGRAPLESKHIKLNLEFHKLGIRQSQIMFCIEEQPVHGELRLDVDPDQHENTFSILDLWQGRVMYVHGGSEDCHDFFMFSVFTTSTNKEVPVYLKGSHMHRFNITVMPVNDAPELSLPEGNLFILLENSKRHLSVDMLRATDPDSNYTELVFCLLGNLIAGFLELADNPGKPVTSFSYTDLEQGKVNFVHQGTKNSRMEIRVSDGEKASNTVVLRIMAVTLEYNVVNNTGVDVIQGGASPIGSKHLAVQVNLAKQPMDIRYDVLDPPVYGELQKLHSSGEWRQVSTFTQKLLEKERLRYLCTFRGPQPENSTDLFKCKLSVGSVSTDEVVVRIRVRWILYKVTRSKMEVKDDRKVTLTPQEFRIVSKNAKLSDNEIHVRLLTLPRRGILLFNDKPLKKNSTFSQMNITDQKVQYKLSTKPNRDLRDMFSFQVFSEYSYSNRHDFRISIKADVHSVVMRNHGLSLLEGESKIITQDCLFLETFGSSVVHYTLRSRPQHGKLIRVDNSSSVIVEFTNQDILEERVAYVHDDSETTRDAFTFCASASSQKDVEGIFNISIQLVNDQKPVRVVDKVFHVTRDGQRLLTLEDLCYHDPDSDYDDRQLLYTRRGISVGQLVLVNDTSHELYQFHQRDLEEKRVLFVHRGTSSGHFVLFVSDGKHYTSTLLEVSAQDPYLKVANNTGLLVQKGQEVILQSVNFSVATNADVRSDEDVLFEIFHPPSHGILLCEGIEADAFTRYDLKAGHVVYRHDDSTNLMDSFSLTAMVNGLRLDVTVAVKMYLESHQNPPQIIHKHRLVAEEGKAVKIHNKELEVVHEGNTPDEITYTVKTPPSHGFLRRSHADGENRHNATVGKFSQWDVNAGHIEYVQEKHGHTGDSFTLDVTNGIVTVSDLVVFVEIIPFFLPLEVSNITLKEGSSKALTQDVIKVTGRHFTERHVQYHVIEGPHHGRIEHSRIPGVPIPSFTRVQVEHEFISYVHDGGETTEDNFTLVANDTEVRKQSTPRVIHVNVTPVNDEPPVITANRILRVWVDSVTEITSDDLSATDHDSAPESLEFIVTPPSNGHLALKSAPSRPILNFTQAHIHHRQLVFIHSGTMFGGFHFQVNDGVNFAPRQIFSIAARSLTLSLERNRELKVFPGSSKVISVEDLFISTNDYDDVHENRSIVYSVTSPPRLGRLIRTQDDNSTETEPISIFTHNMLKAGLVTYEHTEPIAWTATDSFIFNASSPPAFFPPHIFNINISYDNTSPEHRSVLRANTGAVVVEGSRITIDTSKLDASNLLGKLPEEDRDSYEIWYRVNTLPRFGTIVVGERNLSHEKPDFSQFILNKYGITYVHDDSETTSDSFSFDVWLNLIGKPPQPTTAKDLMVSETFNITVTPVNDLPPLLKTQAPSLLVVKGDTVTLGPENLHVEDLDTLPEDIHYTVISKPNNGFLALEGRLNESAVTFTQADVNEGRVHFVQEGHPSSGIFYFSVTDGFHRPLYKLFNLEVHNVTINIVNNTGLTLVQGQTTGILTLQHLAAVTNKKNTTIKYFITTPPNHGMLVIKEDRITHFDQEELLFGKVSYQMTDLSSSRDSFEFTVVTSESNLTNKVFNITVKPLIFLGKQVRIPDGIPVKLRKDVLDATELASISGSDPVFEIIVPPKYGKLVKVTVNLGGASESIESFTFRDVEQGRIAIQEHLNSLTAYGNTTAVGHKTTYVLEDSFVFILKAANVQPARGEFVFMVVPYDPMTGKHVVSASPGHPTIHPAFNRTSNVVLHMNEPSHTHPTKRPLWVPPKTKTRNRSGNHTRGQSTVLNAPKSTSGRHNGPPRNTPFKVETFPRPASDPLLIILPFLACLFLIVILVVLILVFRHRQEKLAQPSMIQDLPENSIEDIASPSPYLGQPERSLTVPSVVVTPLMPRCPRSPVLEVVHNGALVPAIALPDSEMLVCPWNPMDPEGTPQSSPGTPTLRQNQYWV